DNA from Tsuneonella dongtanensis:
CCGGTCCCGGCGGCAGCGAGGCGAAGACGAATGGCTTGTGTTCCGAAAGGCAGGCCCGGTCGTTCGAACGGTCATGGATCTCGTTGCAGTACTGCCCAATTTCGCCGAGATCGGCAAAGCGTATCGTGCCGTGCAGCGCGAGCTTTTCGAGTATACTTTCAGCGTAGAATCACAGCCTGCATCGGTCCGAGCTGCCGCTGCGATACGCGACTGGGTCAGCGGGCTGCCGGAACGACAGTCCAGCCCTTGAGCAGTGCTCTTGCTGTCGAGCGATCGCTTGTTGAAACGAAGATGGGTTCGTCGGCCAAAGCAAAAGTCGGTGCATCGGCGAAGCTATCCGACACGACCCGAATTCGCGCATTCTCTTTTTCCAGGCCTTCCTGTTCCATCCAAGTGAGAATCCGCTCGCGCTTGACCAGTCCGTAGCAATTGCCGCCAGGTATGCCTTGTCCGTCCCAGCGGGTGGCGATTACCTCCTCGATGCCGACGGCCCGGGCGAAATACCAAGCGTAGAACTCAAAAGCAGCAGTGGCCATGACGATGCGCGCGCCAGCGCGACGGTCATTCTCAATCATCTGGACAACGTTACTCTGCAAGCCACTGCGCGCGATCCGGTGCGATGCGAAGCGCGCGCTCACACGGTCCAATTTGTCCAGAGGCACCGTCCCGATCAACAACCGCATGCCCAATCGCTTGAGCGTAGTGCGGTCGTACAGTCCGAAACGATATCCGATCATCAGCACGATCCACACCGGTGCGAGGGCCACGCGCCAAGTAGTCAGGGCACTAGCGGCATAGATTAGAAAAGGGGTGAACGTGGGTCGCCGCGTGATGGTCCGGTCAAGGTCGTAGATTGCGATGCGCATGTCCGCAGCCGATTACGAGGACGCAACGACTGATGCAACGCCTGCCCTTGCCCTCGCCGGTCGAAGCGTTAGATGGGGAGGCAAGCTTCCGCTCGAGGACCCTCGCGATCATGGCCACCTTTACCCTGCCGAAAAACTCGAAGATCACCGGCAAGGGCCGCTCGCACCCGGCCTCGGGCGCGACGCGCAAGAAGAGCTTCAAGATCTACCGCTTCGATCCGGACAGCGGCGAGAACCCCCGTTACGACACGTTTGAGATCGACCTCGACGAGTGCGGGCCGATGGTCCTCGACGCGCTCATCAAGATCAAGAACGAGATCGACCCGACCCTCACCTTCCGCCGCTCGTGCCGCGAGGGGATCTGCGGCTCTTGCTCGATGAATATCGATGGCAAGAACGGCCTTGCCTGCACCACCGCGATCGAGGACCTCAAGGGCGAAGTGCGCATAACGCCGCTTCCCGCGATGCAGGTCATCAAGGACCTCGTGCCCGACTTCACCCATTTCTATGCCCAGTACGCCAGCATCCGCCCGTGGCTTCAGACCGTGAGCCCGACGCCCAGCGGCAAGGAACGCCTTCAGTCGCCCGAGCAGCGCGAGAAGCTCGACGGGCTCTACGAGTGCATCCTGTGCGCGTGCTGCTCGACCGCCTGCCCCAGCTACTGGTGGAACAGCGACAAGTTCCTGGGGCCGGCGATCCTGCTGCAGGCGTATCGCTGGCTGGCCGACAGCCGCGACGAGATGACTGGCGAGCGGCTCGACGCGCTGGAAGACCCGTTCCGTCTCTACCGCTGCCACACGATCATGAACTGCTCGAACGTGTGTCCGAAGGGGCTCAGCCCCGCACGCGCGATCGCCGAGATCAAGAAGATGCAGGCCGAACGGCATATCTGACGTGTCGTCGAGCGAAGACGAACGCTTCTTTCGCTACCGCCCACTCGAAGACCATCCTGGCTGGTACACCTGGAACATCCTTGACGAGACGCGCTTCAACCACGCCGTGATGGGTCCGCTGATACTTCGGATCGAGGGCGACAAGTGCCGCGTTCGCATGCAGCCGGAACGCAAGCATTCGAACCTGCAGGATATGATCCACGGCGGGGTGACCCTTTCGCTGATTGATGTCTCCATGTTCGCCGGCATGCGCACGTTGACTGACAACGAGGGCGCACGGGCAGTGACGCTGGAACTCTCGACGCAATTCATCGGGGCTGGCGCAATGGACAAGCCGCTCGATTCGGTCGTTGAAGTCCTCAAGGAGACCCGGCGCACCGTCTTCATGCGCGGCATCGTCGAGCAGGATGATGTTCTAATCGCATCCTTCTCGGGGCTGGTGCGCAAGGCCGCAGGCTGATGGCTGGCCTGCTTGCCCGGTACGAGCGGCTGATCGCAGCGGGCGAATTGCGCGCCGACCCCGACCAGCGACGCGCCGCCGAGCGACTGGCTTCACTCGAGAAGGAGCTCGAGGCCGACAAGCCCGGCGGCCTGTTTTCGCAGTGGTTCGCCCGCAAGAACGAGACACCGCGCGGGGTCTACTTGTGGGGCGGTGTCGGGCGCGGCAAGTCCATGCTGATGGACCTGTTCGTCGACACCCTCGCCATCGCCGAAAAGCGCCGCGTGCACTTCCACGCCTTCATGCTCGAGGTCGATCGCATGCTGCGCGACGAGCGGGCCAAGGAAGCGGGCGATCCCGTTGCGCCGGTGGCGGCACGCATCGCGGCCGATGTGCGCTGCCTCGCGTTCGACGAGATGGTCGTCACCAACACCGCCGACGCCGCGATCATGGGCCGCCTGTTCACCGCCCTGATCGTCGACGAAGGGGTGACGGTCGTGACCACCAGCAACCGCCCTCCGCGCGACCTCTACAAGGACGGGCTCAATCGATCGCTATTCCTGCCGTTCATCGAGCTGGTCGAAAGCCGCCTCGACGTCATCCCGCTCGACGGGCCGGTCGACTACAGGCTGGACCGGCTGGCCGGGATGGACTCATGGCACAGTCCCTTGGGCGATGATGCAACCGCCCAGGTGCGAGAGGCGTTCTTCCGCCTCACCGACTATCGTCCGGAAGACGCAGCCAACGTGCCGACCGGAGAGCTCGACCTCGGCGGCGGGCGTACCCTGCACGTGCCCAAGAGCCTCAAGGGCGTCGCGGTATTCAGCTTCAAGCGCCTGTGCGGAGAAAACAGGGGTGCGGCCGACTATCTCGAAATCGCCCGTGCCTACCATACCGTGGTGCTGGTCGGCGTACCCGCGATGGGGCCCGACAACCGGAACGAGGCCATTCGGTTCACCAAGCTGATCGACGCTCTCTACGAACACAAGGTGAAGCTGTTCGTCACCGCCGCGGCGGAGCCTGAAGCGCTCTACCCCGCCGGAGACGGCGCGTTCGAATTCGCCCGCACCGTGAGCCGGCTGGAGGAAATGCAGAGCGCCGACTACATGGCCTTGGGACACGGCGCAGAGGGTTGAACCCGGGCGCGCAGGCCCCACATTCCTTTCATTCCGGCGGCAACACCCCGCCGATGTGGACTATCCAGATGATCGATATCCGTCCGCGCGACAGTCTCGCGCATCGCAACCACGGCTGGCTCGACACCCGTTTCCACTTCAGCTTTGCCGACTACCACGATCCGGCACGTATGGGCTGGGGCGCACTGCGCGTGTGGAACGACGATCACATCGCTGCCAAGAGCGGGTTTCCGCCCCACCCCCACCGGGACATGGAGATCGTCACGTTCGTGCATTCGGGTGCGATCAGCCACCAGGACTCGCTCGGCAATCGCGGCCGCACCGTCGCGGGCGACGTGCAGGTCATGAGTGCGGGCACCGGCATCACCCACGCCGAATACAACCTCGAGGACGAGGCGACGACGCTGTTCCAGCTCTGGATCATCCCCGATCGCGCGGGCGAGAAGCCCAGCTGGGGCACGCGCGAATTCCCGCGTGGCGACCGTTCGGGCGCGTGGACCGTGCTGGCCAGCGGCACTCCCGAGGCCGACGATGCGCTGCCGATCCGGGCCGACGCCAAGGTCATGGCGGCAACGCTGAAGGCCGGCGAGACGGTTCGCTTCGAAGCCGATCCCTCGCGGCACCAGTACCTGGTCGCGGTCGACGGGCGCTACCGCGTCAACGGCAACGATGCCGGCGCGCGTGACGGGGTCGCCATCACCGGCGAACGGGTCATCGAGGTCGAGGCGATCGAGGACGCCGAACTGGTACTCGTAGACAGCCGCTAGGCGATCTTCAGGACCGCCAGCGAGCGGTCGAGCATCAGAAGTTGCCAGAGCAGCCGTGAATGGTCGGAGCGCCCTGAAATGTGCGCTTCGGCCAGTCCGGCTATGCGATCGCCATCGAACCACCCGGTACGCGCCAGCGTCGCCCCGCGTCCGATCCGCCGCGCCTCACCGGCCAGCGGTCCGCGCAGCCATTGCGCGATCGGGGTGACGAAGCCTTGCTTCGGTCGATAGAGTACGTCGCGCGGCAGGTAGCGTTCCATGGCGTGCTTGAGCAGCCACTTGCCCTGCCCACCCCTGATCCGAAGATTTTGCGGCAGGCCCGCGGCGAACTCGATCAACCGGTGGTCGAGCAACGGCTCGCGCGCCTCCAGGCTCACCGCCATGCTAGTCCGATCAACCTTGGTGAGAATGTCACCGGGGAGCCAGAACTTGAGGTCGGCGTACTGCGCGCGGTCGAGACCCGATCGTGCCGGCGCGGAACGCATCAGGTCGATCAGGGGCCGCTCGGCCCTGTAATCGCCCAGTTCCCGCCGGAAGCCATCGGAATAGAGGCTTGCCCTCAGCTCCGGCGCAACGACCGCGAGTGCGCGCGCGTAGCCTTCCTCTCCGCTTGCACCGAGCGACTGGAAGGTGGTCTTGGCGCGCAGGGGACGGGGTGCCCAGTCGGCCTTGGGCCAGAGAGCGCCGAGCGCCCCGAATACGGGTCCGCGAAGGCGCGCGGGCAGGACCAGACGGGCGCGCTCCTCGGCCGCGTGAAAGCGATGCCTGCGGTATCCGGCGAAGGCCTCGTCGGCGCCGTCTCCCGACAACGCTACTGTCACGGTCTCACGGGCGAGCTGGCAGACCCGCCAGGTCGGCAGGGCCGAGGCATCGGCGAAAGGCTCGTCGAACATCGCGGCAAGGCGATCGATCTCTGAAAAATCGTCGCTCGCGACCACTCGTTCGCGGTGGTCGGTGCTGAATTTCGTCGCCACTTGGCGTGCATAATTCGTCTCGTCGACAGACGATTCATCGAAACCGATCGAGCAGGTGCGGACCGGGTCGCGGCTGGCCTCTGCCATCAGCGCAACGACGCTCGAGCTGTCGACCCCGCCCGACAGGAAGGCGCCGAGCGGAACGTCGGATACCATCCGGCTCGTCACAGCTTCGCGCAAGTGGAACAGCAGTTCAGCTTCGAGGTCGGCAGCACTTTCCCGGCGGCGCTCGGCGAAGCTGACGTCCCACCAGCGGGTCGGCGCCGCTGGAGGCGCGCCGTGCCTGAGCAGACGGTAGTGGCCTGCGGGCAACTTCTCGACGCCTTTCAGGATCGAGCGGTGGTCCGGCACGTAGCCCCAGGCGAGATAGTCTTCTACCGCGAGCGGATCGACCTCGCGGCGCAGGAGAGGATGCGCGAGCAGTCCTTTCAGCTCCGATGCAAAGGCAAGGCTGCCGTCGCTGAGCATCGCCGTGAAGAGCGGCTTCACCCCCAACCGGTCGCGCGCGAGGAACAGCGTCCGCGCGTCGAGGTCGTATAACGCGAAGGCGAACATGCCGTGCAGCCGCGAAAGGCAGTCCGGCCCCCATTTCTGCCATGCGGCAAGGATCGTCTCGGTATCCCCATCGGTGTGAAAGCGCGCTCCCGCGTTCTCAAGTTCGCGGCGCAACTCCTTGAAATTGTATATTTCGCCGTTGAACACGATCATCGCGCGGCCGTCCGTGGAGGCCATCGGCTGCGGCGATCCGGTCAGGTCGATGATCGACAGGCGCCGGTGCCCAAGTGCAACTCCGGGGGCGCTCCATACCCCCTCCCCGTCCGGCCCGCGATGCGCGAGGGCGTCGGTCATCGCCCTCACCCGCGCCGGATCGACCGGCTTGGGCGTGCCGCAATGAAATATGCCCGCAATCCCGCACATGGGCGGCGTGCCTAGACGAGCGCGCCGAGCGCGGCAAAGGCCATTGCAAGGAAGGCAATACCCGCCATCGCCGCGGCATTCGACATCGCAAATTGATCGAGCCGCACAATAGGTTCAACCTCGACCTGGGCGGCGGAGAATCCGGCCTCGCCCGGTTCGCGGTCGAAGTATCGCCAAGCCACCCCTAGTACCATCACGATCACGATCGCGAAGAAGACCCAGCCATAGACGATATGGTCGAAACTCCCGGCTCGTTCCGCACCGACCCACTGTGCGACGTAGATCGTCCCCCAGGCGCGCAGCCCGTTGGCGAGGATCGAGACCAGGGCCGCGCCTGCCACCAGCAGGATGCGCGGGCGCCAGCGGGTGAACCCGGTCCAACCGGCAAGCACTGCCAGCGCGATCATCGCGACGAGGAACTTCACGCCGGAGCATTCCTCGGCCACGACGAACTTGCCGCCGGGGGTGTCGATGGTCAGCCCGTCGGCCAATAGCGGGATCCCGGACAACTGGGTCAGGGCAATCGTGATCCGGGCCGTCAGATGCTGCAAGGCGGGGATCAGTTCGTCGCCGAACGGCACCAAGAATGCCGAGTAGGCGAGCGGGAGTGCCATGACGAGCGCCGCACGCAGGCCGACCAGGCCCAGAACCGCGCCCTGAAAAGCCATCAGCGCGCCAGCTTGGGCGACAAGGTTGATGTCGGCGGCCCGGCCGGCAAGGCATACGAGCAGTCCCGCTCCAAGCCAGGCGAGGCCCGGGCTCCAGGACCGGGGCGCCAGCTGTGCCAGTTCGTCGCGCCGCAGCCAGACCAGCCATGCGAGGATGGGCGGCACCAGCAGCACATGGTTGTAGGTGTCGATGTTCCACCACTGGTGCGCCATCGCGCGCCACTCGGGGAACGTGACGATGAAGAGCACTGCCCAGGCCGCTGCGATGCGCAGAGCCACTGCTGTCCACGGAGGGAGACCGGCTAGCGCAGGGGCAACGGCGAGGTCACGCCGCATCGCGGGCTACCCCTAGGCTGCGGACCAGGCCCGAAAGCGGGGCGAGCGCGGCCTGCCAGCTCTTCTCGGCCACCACGAACCGCCGTGCTGCCGCGGACATCGCCAAGGCGCGGGGCCCGTCGGCAAGCAGCAACTGCGCGGCCTCCGCGATGCGCACGTCGTCGCTGGCGACGGCATAGGTCACCCCGTCCCGCCCGCCGATCCCGGTCTCGGCCTCCGGAGACATGACCACCGGCCGTGCCATGGCCATCGCCTCGAGGACCTTGTTCTGGACACCTCGCGCGATCGAGAGCGGCGCAAGCACGATGTCCGCCGCGGCGAGGAAC
Protein-coding regions in this window:
- a CDS encoding succinate dehydrogenase iron-sulfur subunit, whose product is MATFTLPKNSKITGKGRSHPASGATRKKSFKIYRFDPDSGENPRYDTFEIDLDECGPMVLDALIKIKNEIDPTLTFRRSCREGICGSCSMNIDGKNGLACTTAIEDLKGEVRITPLPAMQVIKDLVPDFTHFYAQYASIRPWLQTVSPTPSGKERLQSPEQREKLDGLYECILCACCSTACPSYWWNSDKFLGPAILLQAYRWLADSRDEMTGERLDALEDPFRLYRCHTIMNCSNVCPKGLSPARAIAEIKKMQAERHI
- a CDS encoding HAD family hydrolase; protein product: MRIAIYDLDRTITRRPTFTPFLIYAASALTTWRVALAPVWIVLMIGYRFGLYDRTTLKRLGMRLLIGTVPLDKLDRVSARFASHRIARSGLQSNVVQMIENDRRAGARIVMATAAFEFYAWYFARAVGIEEVIATRWDGQGIPGGNCYGLVKRERILTWMEQEGLEKENARIRVVSDSFADAPTFALADEPIFVSTSDRSTARALLKGWTVVPAAR
- the xrtA gene encoding exosortase A; the encoded protein is MALRIAAAWAVLFIVTFPEWRAMAHQWWNIDTYNHVLLVPPILAWLVWLRRDELAQLAPRSWSPGLAWLGAGLLVCLAGRAADINLVAQAGALMAFQGAVLGLVGLRAALVMALPLAYSAFLVPFGDELIPALQHLTARITIALTQLSGIPLLADGLTIDTPGGKFVVAEECSGVKFLVAMIALAVLAGWTGFTRWRPRILLVAGAALVSILANGLRAWGTIYVAQWVGAERAGSFDHIVYGWVFFAIVIVMVLGVAWRYFDREPGEAGFSAAQVEVEPIVRLDQFAMSNAAAMAGIAFLAMAFAALGALV
- a CDS encoding PaaI family thioesterase, which produces MSSSEDERFFRYRPLEDHPGWYTWNILDETRFNHAVMGPLILRIEGDKCRVRMQPERKHSNLQDMIHGGVTLSLIDVSMFAGMRTLTDNEGARAVTLELSTQFIGAGAMDKPLDSVVEVLKETRRTVFMRGIVEQDDVLIASFSGLVRKAAG
- a CDS encoding XrtA/PEP-CTERM system amidotransferase, with translation MCGIAGIFHCGTPKPVDPARVRAMTDALAHRGPDGEGVWSAPGVALGHRRLSIIDLTGSPQPMASTDGRAMIVFNGEIYNFKELRRELENAGARFHTDGDTETILAAWQKWGPDCLSRLHGMFAFALYDLDARTLFLARDRLGVKPLFTAMLSDGSLAFASELKGLLAHPLLRREVDPLAVEDYLAWGYVPDHRSILKGVEKLPAGHYRLLRHGAPPAAPTRWWDVSFAERRRESAADLEAELLFHLREAVTSRMVSDVPLGAFLSGGVDSSSVVALMAEASRDPVRTCSIGFDESSVDETNYARQVATKFSTDHRERVVASDDFSEIDRLAAMFDEPFADASALPTWRVCQLARETVTVALSGDGADEAFAGYRRHRFHAAEERARLVLPARLRGPVFGALGALWPKADWAPRPLRAKTTFQSLGASGEEGYARALAVVAPELRASLYSDGFRRELGDYRAERPLIDLMRSAPARSGLDRAQYADLKFWLPGDILTKVDRTSMAVSLEAREPLLDHRLIEFAAGLPQNLRIRGGQGKWLLKHAMERYLPRDVLYRPKQGFVTPIAQWLRGPLAGEARRIGRGATLARTGWFDGDRIAGLAEAHISGRSDHSRLLWQLLMLDRSLAVLKIA
- the zapE gene encoding cell division protein ZapE, whose amino-acid sequence is MAGLLARYERLIAAGELRADPDQRRAAERLASLEKELEADKPGGLFSQWFARKNETPRGVYLWGGVGRGKSMLMDLFVDTLAIAEKRRVHFHAFMLEVDRMLRDERAKEAGDPVAPVAARIAADVRCLAFDEMVVTNTADAAIMGRLFTALIVDEGVTVVTTSNRPPRDLYKDGLNRSLFLPFIELVESRLDVIPLDGPVDYRLDRLAGMDSWHSPLGDDATAQVREAFFRLTDYRPEDAANVPTGELDLGGGRTLHVPKSLKGVAVFSFKRLCGENRGAADYLEIARAYHTVVLVGVPAMGPDNRNEAIRFTKLIDALYEHKVKLFVTAAAEPEALYPAGDGAFEFARTVSRLEEMQSADYMALGHGAEG
- a CDS encoding pirin family protein, translated to MIDIRPRDSLAHRNHGWLDTRFHFSFADYHDPARMGWGALRVWNDDHIAAKSGFPPHPHRDMEIVTFVHSGAISHQDSLGNRGRTVAGDVQVMSAGTGITHAEYNLEDEATTLFQLWIIPDRAGEKPSWGTREFPRGDRSGAWTVLASGTPEADDALPIRADAKVMAATLKAGETVRFEADPSRHQYLVAVDGRYRVNGNDAGARDGVAITGERVIEVEAIEDAELVLVDSR